In Sorghum bicolor cultivar BTx623 chromosome 8, Sorghum_bicolor_NCBIv3, whole genome shotgun sequence, one genomic interval encodes:
- the LOC110437665 gene encoding UNC93-like protein 3 isoform X2, whose protein sequence is MDGHRDEEVAASPLLAAPTQVAGGRRRSHAADVHTLSAAFLFVFSAYSAAQNLESTVNTEGDLGTVSLGILYTSFTVFSVVASPVVTRLGPKRALVVGTSGYVLFILANLAPTWYTMVAASLYLGFCASIVWVGQGTYLTSAALSHARDNNLPEGLTLGKFTGEFWGLFASTQVLGNLLSLALLRNGKDGGSVLGKNMLFVVFLGCMIVGIVLMCFLSKREEKGNIDPVHSSFGVMLKYIVAPLMDQRILLIIPLIVYIGLQHAFVWAVFTKNIVKPVLGISGVGGAMAIYGAADAICALVTGCLTSGLYSATFIVSIGTVVQGVVLFWLLLFYSPTVGVLGTAAPLLIGALWGVGDGMLNTVLNTVLGLLFEDAKEAAFAQCKVWECAAVAIIFFLSPNITLQAMLIIMTTALFISCGAFLFLTIVIDKPSTVRS, encoded by the exons ATGGATGGCCACCGCGACGAGGAGGTCGCCGCCTCGCCGCTCCTCGCGGCGCCCACGCAGGTGGCGGGCGGAAGGCGACGGAGCCACGCCGCCGACGTGCACACCCTCTCCGCGGCCTTCCTCTTCGTCTTCTCGGCCTACAGCGCCGCCCAGAACCTCGAGAGCACAGTCAACACG GAGGGCGACCTGGGCACGGTCTCGCTGGGGATCCTCTACACCTCCTTCACGGTCTTCTCCGTGGTCGCGTCGCCGGTGGTGACGCGGCTGGGACCCAAGCGCGCGCTCGTCGTCGGCACCAGCGGCTACGTGCTCTTCATCCTCGCCAACCTCGCCCCGACATG GTACACAATGGTGGCTGCTTCATTGTACCTTGGTTTTTGTGCATCCATCGTTTGGGTTGGGCAG GGTACATATCTAACATCGGCTGCCCTTAGTCATGCAAGAGATAATAATTTACCAGAGGGACTGACTTTGGGGAAATTTACTGGAGAGTTTTGGGGACTTTTTGCTAGCACGCAG GTGCTTGGAAATTTGCTATCGCTTGCTCTACTGAGAAACGGAAAG GATGGGGGAAGTGTCCTGGGGAAAAATATGTTATTTGTTGTATTTCTTGGCTGCATGATTGTGGGCATTGTATTAATGTGTTTTCTCTCCAAAAGAGAG GAGAAAGGAAATATTGATCCTGTCCACTCTTCGTTTGGGGTGATGTTGAAGTATATTGTTGCCCCTCTCATGGACCAAAGGATTCTTCTTATTATCCCTCTTATAGTATATATAGGTCTGCAACATGCGTTTGTCTG GGCTGTATTCACAAAGAATATTGTAAAACCTGTCCTTGGCATATCTGGAGTTGGTGGAGCTATGGCAATCTATGGTGCTGCGGATGCAATC TGTGCATTGGTTACTGGATGTTTGACCTCTGGACTTTATTCCGCTACATTCATAGTGTCGATTGGAACTGTTGTCCAGGGTGTAGTCCTATTCTGGTTGCTTCTTTTTTATAG CCCAACTGTTGGAGTGCTTGGCACAGCAGCTCCGCTACTCATAGGTGCCTTATGGGGTGTTGGTGATGGGATGTTGAATACAGTATTAAACACAGTTCTCGGATTGCTGTTTGAAGATGCCAAG GAGGCTGCCTTTGCACAGTGCAAGGTCTGGGAATGCGCTGCTGTTGCCATTATCTTCTTCTTGAGCCCAAACATCACGCTACAAGCCATGCTCATCATAATGACGACAGCCCTCTTCATCTCATGTGGCGCATTCCTGTTCCTCACAATTGTCATCGATAAGCCATCGACCGTCAGATCCTGA
- the LOC8068861 gene encoding UNC93-like protein 3 isoform X1: MAGADAELAAATGDVEEAAPLVPGPGARRAPAPPTTGAVRDVRLLSSAFLFVFLAYHAAQNLQSTVNTDENLGDISLGVLYTSFTAFSAVGSAVVRWMGSKRALAVGTSGYLLFIAANLVPSWYTMVPASLYLGFTASIIWVGQGTYLTSAALSHARENNFPEGPTLGSFNGEFWGMFASTQVIGNLISLALLRNGKDGGSVTGKNLLFAVFLGCMIVGIVLMCLLSKRDEKRDNTPTHSSFGVMLKYIIAPLKDQRMLLTIPLIAYSGLQQAFVWAVFTKSIVTPVLGISGVGGAMAIYGAADVVCSLVAGRLTSGLRSAAFIVSVGAILQAIVLFWLLLFYSPMDGLLGAAIPLFIGALWGVGDGVLNTQLSALLGLLFEDVKEAAFAQLKVWQSGAIAVIFFLSPSITLEAMLILMAASLVISFGSFLLLTLVVEKSSPVIA, from the exons ATGGCGGGCGCGGACGCCGAGCTCGCGGCGGCCACCGGCgacgtcgaggaggccgcgcccCTGGTCCCCGGCCCCGGCGCCCGCCGCGCGCCCGCCCCGCCGACGACGGGGGCGGTCCGCGACGTGCGCCTGCTGAGCTCCGCCTTCCTCTTCGTGTTCCTCGCCTACCACGCCGCGCAGAACCTCCAGAGCACCGTCAACACG GACGAGAACCTGGGCGACATCTCGCTGGGCGTGCTCTACACGTCGTTCACGGCCTTCTCGGCGGTGGGCTCCGCGGTGGTGCGGTGGATGGGGTCCAAGCGCGCGCTCGCGGTCGGCACCTCCGGCTACCTCCTCTTCATCGCCGCCAACCTCGTTCCCTCCTG GTACACAATGGTGCCAGCTTCACTCTATCTTGGTTTTACTGCATCAATCATTTGGGTTGGGCAG GGTACATACCTTACATCAGCTGCGCTCAGTCATGCAAGAGAAAATAATTTCCCAGAGGGTCCAACTTTAGGGAGCTTCAATGGGGAGTTTTGGGGAATGTTTGCTAGCACACAG GTGATTGGAAATTTGATCTCGCTTGCTCTGCTGAGAAATGGAAAG GATGGTGGAAGTGTCACAGGGAAAAATCTTCTGTTTGCTGTGTTTCTTGGTTGTATGATTGTGGGCATTGTATTAATGTGTTTACTTTCGAAAAGAGATGAGAAAAGAGATAATACCCCAACACATTCCTCATTTGGAGTTATGTTAAAGTACATCATTGCACCACTTAAGGACCAAAGAATGCTTCTTACCATTCCTCTTATAGCATATTCAGGTTTACAACAGGCATTTGTTTG GGCTGTATTCACAAAGAGTATTGTAACACCTGTTCTTGGCATCAGCGGCGTCGGTGGAGCCATGGCAATTTATGGTGCAGCTGATGTAGTT TGTTCATTGGTTGCTGGACGATTGACCTCCGGACTTCGCTCAGCAGCATTTATAGTGTCGGTTGGAGCTATTCTTCAGGCCATAGTCCTATTCTGGTTGCTTCTATTTTACAG TCCAATGGATGGACTGCTTGGCGCAGCGATCCCACTATTCATAGGTGCCTTGTGGGGTGTGGGTGATGGTGTCTTGAATACACAGTTAAGTGCATTACTAGGGCTGCTGTTCGAAGATGTCAAG GAGGCTGCCTTTGCACAGCTGAAGGTGTGGCAGTCAGGCGCCATCGCAGTCATCTTTTTCCTGAGCCCAAGCATCACGCTGGAAGCCATGCTTATCCTGATGGCCGCGTCCCTCGTCATCTCCTTTGGCTCATTCCTGCTCCTTACTCTTGTCGTTGAGAAATCATCACCCGTCATCGCCTGA
- the LOC110437665 gene encoding UNC93-like protein 3 isoform X1, translating into MDGHRDEEVAASPLLAAPTQVAGGRRRSHAADVHTLSAAFLFVFSAYSAAQNLESTVNTEGDLGTVSLGILYTSFTVFSVVASPVVTRLGPKRALVVGTSGYVLFILANLAPTWYTMVAASLYLGFCASIVWVGQGTYLTSAALSHARDNNLPEGLTLGKFTGEFWGLFASTQVLGNLLSLALLRNGKDGGSVLGKNMLFVVFLGCMIVGIVLMCFLSKREEKGNIDPVLCFLSKREEKGNIDPVHSSFGVMLKYIVAPLMDQRILLIIPLIVYIGLQHAFVWAVFTKNIVKPVLGISGVGGAMAIYGAADAICALVTGCLTSGLYSATFIVSIGTVVQGVVLFWLLLFYSPTVGVLGTAAPLLIGALWGVGDGMLNTVLNTVLGLLFEDAKEAAFAQCKVWECAAVAIIFFLSPNITLQAMLIIMTTALFISCGAFLFLTIVIDKPSTVRS; encoded by the exons ATGGATGGCCACCGCGACGAGGAGGTCGCCGCCTCGCCGCTCCTCGCGGCGCCCACGCAGGTGGCGGGCGGAAGGCGACGGAGCCACGCCGCCGACGTGCACACCCTCTCCGCGGCCTTCCTCTTCGTCTTCTCGGCCTACAGCGCCGCCCAGAACCTCGAGAGCACAGTCAACACG GAGGGCGACCTGGGCACGGTCTCGCTGGGGATCCTCTACACCTCCTTCACGGTCTTCTCCGTGGTCGCGTCGCCGGTGGTGACGCGGCTGGGACCCAAGCGCGCGCTCGTCGTCGGCACCAGCGGCTACGTGCTCTTCATCCTCGCCAACCTCGCCCCGACATG GTACACAATGGTGGCTGCTTCATTGTACCTTGGTTTTTGTGCATCCATCGTTTGGGTTGGGCAG GGTACATATCTAACATCGGCTGCCCTTAGTCATGCAAGAGATAATAATTTACCAGAGGGACTGACTTTGGGGAAATTTACTGGAGAGTTTTGGGGACTTTTTGCTAGCACGCAG GTGCTTGGAAATTTGCTATCGCTTGCTCTACTGAGAAACGGAAAG GATGGGGGAAGTGTCCTGGGGAAAAATATGTTATTTGTTGTATTTCTTGGCTGCATGATTGTGGGCATTGTATTAATGTGTTTTCTCTCCAAAAGAGAGGAGAAAGGAAATATTGATCCTGTCCTGTGTTTTCTCTCCAAAAGAGAGGAGAAAGGAAATATTGATCCTGTCCACTCTTCGTTTGGGGTGATGTTGAAGTATATTGTTGCCCCTCTCATGGACCAAAGGATTCTTCTTATTATCCCTCTTATAGTATATATAGGTCTGCAACATGCGTTTGTCTG GGCTGTATTCACAAAGAATATTGTAAAACCTGTCCTTGGCATATCTGGAGTTGGTGGAGCTATGGCAATCTATGGTGCTGCGGATGCAATC TGTGCATTGGTTACTGGATGTTTGACCTCTGGACTTTATTCCGCTACATTCATAGTGTCGATTGGAACTGTTGTCCAGGGTGTAGTCCTATTCTGGTTGCTTCTTTTTTATAG CCCAACTGTTGGAGTGCTTGGCACAGCAGCTCCGCTACTCATAGGTGCCTTATGGGGTGTTGGTGATGGGATGTTGAATACAGTATTAAACACAGTTCTCGGATTGCTGTTTGAAGATGCCAAG GAGGCTGCCTTTGCACAGTGCAAGGTCTGGGAATGCGCTGCTGTTGCCATTATCTTCTTCTTGAGCCCAAACATCACGCTACAAGCCATGCTCATCATAATGACGACAGCCCTCTTCATCTCATGTGGCGCATTCCTGTTCCTCACAATTGTCATCGATAAGCCATCGACCGTCAGATCCTGA
- the LOC8068861 gene encoding UNC93-like protein 3 isoform X2 has translation MDAHREDEEAASPLIAAPAGGGRSHAADAHVLSAAFLFVFSAYSAAQNLQSSVNTEGDLGTVSMGILYTSFTLFSVVASPVVTRIGPKRALIVGTSGYVLFILANLVPTWYTMVPASLYLGFTASIIWVGQGTYLTSAALSHARENNFPEGPTLGSFNGEFWGMFASTQVIGNLISLALLRNGKDGGSVTGKNLLFAVFLGCMIVGIVLMCLLSKRDEKRDNTPTHSSFGVMLKYIIAPLKDQRMLLTIPLIAYSGLQQAFVWAVFTKSIVTPVLGISGVGGAMAIYGAADVVCSLVAGRLTSGLRSAAFIVSVGAILQAIVLFWLLLFYSPMDGLLGAAIPLFIGALWGVGDGVLNTQLSALLGLLFEDVKEAAFAQLKVWQSGAIAVIFFLSPSITLEAMLILMAASLVISFGSFLLLTLVVEKSSPVIA, from the exons ATGGACGCCCACCGGGAAGACGAGGAGGCCGCCTCACCGCTCATAGCCGCGCCGGCGGGCGGCGGTCGGAGCCACGCCGCCGACGCGCACGTGCTCTCGGCAGCCTTCCTCTTCGTCTTCTCCGCCTACAGCGCCGCCCAGAACCTCCAGAGCTCCGTCAACACC GAGGGCGACCTGGGCACCGTCTCGATGGGGATTCTGTACACCTCCTTCACGCTCTTTTCCGTGGTCGCGTCGCCCGTGGTCACCCGTATAGGCCCCAAGCGCGCGCTCATCGTCGGCACCAGCGGATACGTGCTCTTCATCCTCGCCAACCTCGTCCCGACATG GTACACAATGGTGCCAGCTTCACTCTATCTTGGTTTTACTGCATCAATCATTTGGGTTGGGCAG GGTACATACCTTACATCAGCTGCGCTCAGTCATGCAAGAGAAAATAATTTCCCAGAGGGTCCAACTTTAGGGAGCTTCAATGGGGAGTTTTGGGGAATGTTTGCTAGCACACAG GTGATTGGAAATTTGATCTCGCTTGCTCTGCTGAGAAATGGAAAG GATGGTGGAAGTGTCACAGGGAAAAATCTTCTGTTTGCTGTGTTTCTTGGTTGTATGATTGTGGGCATTGTATTAATGTGTTTACTTTCGAAAAGAGATGAGAAAAGAGATAATACCCCAACACATTCCTCATTTGGAGTTATGTTAAAGTACATCATTGCACCACTTAAGGACCAAAGAATGCTTCTTACCATTCCTCTTATAGCATATTCAGGTTTACAACAGGCATTTGTTTG GGCTGTATTCACAAAGAGTATTGTAACACCTGTTCTTGGCATCAGCGGCGTCGGTGGAGCCATGGCAATTTATGGTGCAGCTGATGTAGTT TGTTCATTGGTTGCTGGACGATTGACCTCCGGACTTCGCTCAGCAGCATTTATAGTGTCGGTTGGAGCTATTCTTCAGGCCATAGTCCTATTCTGGTTGCTTCTATTTTACAG TCCAATGGATGGACTGCTTGGCGCAGCGATCCCACTATTCATAGGTGCCTTGTGGGGTGTGGGTGATGGTGTCTTGAATACACAGTTAAGTGCATTACTAGGGCTGCTGTTCGAAGATGTCAAG GAGGCTGCCTTTGCACAGCTGAAGGTGTGGCAGTCAGGCGCCATCGCAGTCATCTTTTTCCTGAGCCCAAGCATCACGCTGGAAGCCATGCTTATCCTGATGGCCGCGTCCCTCGTCATCTCCTTTGGCTCATTCCTGCTCCTTACTCTTGTCGTTGAGAAATCATCACCCGTCATCGCCTGA